TTTTCATACGTGGTGTATTTATGATGTATATATCGATGTGGAACCTGGATCAGCGCCGGCCGCTTACCGTCACCTTTCTCCCCGTAGTGCTGAAATGCACTTCTCCCGTTAACTCAAGCATCCTGAATACCTGCGACGCGTTGACGCTCTTGCGGATATTCCCGTTGAGAAAAACGCGCAGGGAATCTTCATAACTGATCTCTACATTGTACCATCTGGACAATTGCCGCATGATGCTGTAGATGTCTGTATTGGAAAAATAAAATTCGTTGTTCTTCCAGGCAATCGCCTCTTCCAGGCTGGCCTTGCCCACCCGGATATCCTCCGGCAACGCCCTGTCCATCACTGCCTGCTGGCCCGGTGAAAGCATGGTCGTCCTGCTCCGGCTGGTAACCTTTACACTTCCTGTTACCAGGGTGGTTTTAATGAACGGCTCATCCTGGTAGGCCATGATATTGAAACTTGTGCCCAGCACTTCCACCGTTCTTTCCGGCGCACCATCCGGCTGCAGCAGCCTCACCCTGAAGGGCCTGGACGCATTCGGCGCCACCTCAAAGAACGCTTCGCCGTTCAGCACCACTTCCCTTTCCTTTCCCGGAAAAGCCACCGGGAACCGCAGGGAGGAAGCCGCATTCAATAAAACAGCAGTACCGTCAGGCAATACCACTTCATATCTGCCCCCTTTGGGTGTGGTGAGGGTATTATACTGCACGATGCCCGCGGCCTCATTCTCCACCTGGTAAGCCAGCTTTCCGCCGGCCTGTTTCATCACAATGGTATGGCCCTGTTTGGACAGGGAACCGGCGCCTGTGCTGTCCAGCGTAATGGTAGAGCCATCCGCGAGCGTCAGCACCGCATTGTCGGATCCGGGCGGTATCTCCTCCGGAAGGGTAGTTATATTTTCGATCAATGATTGCGGGCCTTCCCGCTGCTGCATCAGGTAAAAACCACCGCCGGCCAGTAAAATTGCGCCCATCACAGCCGCGGCCAGCCACATCCTGTGCAGGACAGGCCGTTTTAGCGGCATTTCCTTTCCTGCGTCATCCGGCAACCGGTCCATATACGCGATGATATACTCATCCAGCACTCCCTGCTGCTGCAGGTGAAAAAAAACTTCCAGCTCCTCATCCGAGGCCTGGTTCTTCATATATCTTTCCACCAGCTGGTGATAAAATGCTTTTTCTTCCATGGGCTTCATGACAATATGCTACACTGCAACACTACCCGATCACGCAGGCTTAGCGGCAGCTTGTAACTATACGACAAAAAAAACGGTGCTGAGGGTACCCCAGGGGAGAAAAAAAAATTTAAAGGCGGTGTATAAAAGTGAGGAGCAGGCCGAAAGAAATGCCCAGGTCCCTTTCTGCGGCGGATCGCAACGTTTTCATGGACCTTACCATATGCTTCTTGACAGCATTCCGGGAGATGCCCAGGCGCCGGGCCACATCTTCATAACTGTACTGCTGATCCCTGCAAAGACGGAATACCTTCCGGGTCTGCGGCGGCAGGGTTTCCAGTATCCGGGAAAAATGGTCCAGGTATGCCTGGGTGAGCATACCTTCTTCTGTATCGTTGCGCAGTGCTGAAAAATGATGGATGATCTCTGCCTTCACCGCAAGTTCGGATGAAGCCCGTTTCAGGCAATTCAGCGCATGATTGCGTGCGGAGATAAATACATATCCCTTCAGCGACTGCACGTTCGCAAACTGCTGTTGCGCTTCCCAGAGACTGATAAAGGTCTCCTGGGCCAGATCTTCCGCCAGTGCGGGCGATTTGACCAGTTGCTGAATGAATTGCGCCACAGGCCGGTAATAGCGGTCATACAGCAACGCAAAAGCCTGCTCGTCCCCTTTCGAAAGGCGAATCAGCAGTTCTTTGTCATCGTAATATGAAATATGCGCTGTCAATACCGTGGAATTTGCATGGTTGGTTAGTTAAAGCTACAAAAAACCGGCTAATCGGGCAAAGAAACACAGGGAATGGCCCAAAACGGCTATAGCGGCTCCGGTACTGTTATTTTTACAAACCCGTGAAAAAATCGGGTACTGCCTTCTCCCGTAATAAATGCAATACCACCGCAGTGTAATCCCAGTTTCGTGTTATTGCAGAGTTGATGCCGGCCTGCTTTCTTTACAGATAAAACCCTTTCCCTTTTCAACTTTAACCCGCAAAAAAACTATCAATGAAAAAATCTTTACTCTTTTCCCTGCTTCTCCTGCTCCATTTTGCCGCCATCGCACAACCCTCCGGATACACACCGGGCGAACAGGTATGCTGGAATTTCAACGGCCGTGATCACGGCTATTTTAAAGCGGCCGGCAACGGAGAAAGACATATCCTTATTTCCTTTACGGGCGATGGGGAAACCAATTGCTCCAACTACCAGAATCAGGCGCCGCAAAAATGGCTGAACGATGCGGGCCTTAACTGGGACGGGCGTACCGTACGGGGCCCAGGGGATACCATCATCTGGGAAGTGCTCACCATTCCGCATAACTCCGCTACTTTCATGGCCAATTATGCGGCGGACATCAACTATTTTTTCGCCAATATCGCTTTCATCGACACATCCGACTATTCCAGGTTTCACATGGAAGGATTGAGCGGCGGCGTAGGCCGGATGTGGGGCTTTATGACCAATTTGCAGGATCACAACAGTCCTTATCGCCATATATTTTCCACTACCATCAGTCAATCCTGTGCCTGGCTGGGCCAGACTACCGAGATGGCCGCTTACAGTCATAACCGGCGGCACTGGGTATGGTACGGAACTGCGGACGCCAATCCCGGCACTCCCCCCGCGGCATCCGTTTCATTGTACAATACGCTCAATGGCACCAAACACCTCACCGCCCAAAGCGGCTCAGGCCACGGGGCTTCAACCTGGGACAGCTGCATGTCCCTTCATGGAACGGATACCCTCACCAACCGCTGGCTATGGATGGTTGCCAAAAACGATACTGCCGTGCCTTGCGATATCGGTGGTGGTCCGGAGGGTTATGTGCCCGGCACACAGGTAAACTGGCGATTCAATGGGCGCGATCACGGCTATTTCCGCGCTGCGGGATGCGGAGAAAGGCATATCCTCATCAGTTTTATCGGCGATAGTGTGATTGATAGCACCAATTACCAGAGCGAATCCCCGCAGAAACTGCTGAACGATCTGGGGATCAACTGGGATGGCCGTACCGTGCGCGGCCCCGGGGACACCATCATCTGGGAGGTGTTCTCGATCCCTTACAACAGCGGTTACTGGCTCCCGAATTATGCCAGTGATATCAACTACTTCTTCTCGCATATCGCTGAAATCGACACCACGAATCGCGACCTGTTCCATATTGTGGGTGTAAGCGGCGGCGTGGGCCGCATGTGGGGGTATATCACGAATGACCAGTCTCACAACAGCCCCTACCGCGACCTGTTCTCCACGACCATTAGTGTAGCTACACACTGGTTCTCCAACTATGCCCCGCTTGCAACCTACAGCACCGGCAGACGGCACTGGGTATGGCATGGCGCGGACGATGCCAGCGGCACCAATCCGCCCGCTGCCTCCACGGCATTGTACAACACGCTCAACGGCGACAAGATACTTACGTTCCAGGCCGGAGCTGGTCACAGCGCTGTGACGGTGGACAGCGTTTTCAGCCTCGCCGGCACAGACAGCAGCAGCAACCGCTGGATATGGATGGTGCAATCCGGTACATCGGGCGGCAGCTTGCTGCGTGGTGGTGAACTACTGTCCTACAAACAGCCCGCAGCCCCGCTAAAACAGGCACGCCTCTATCCCAATCCGGCGACGAATTACGTGTACGTTGAGCTGGATGCCCTCCCGCAGGGAGCCTATCGTATAGCCGTAACCGATATGAGCGGAAAGGTACAAACGGTCATGAACAATGTAAAAGGAACCAATTGCCAGGTAGACGTATCCCGGTTGCCCAAAGGAATGTACATACTGCAGGCAGAAGGCGGCGGAAAAAATATCCGGCTGAAATTCCTCAAGGAATAATAACCGGGACCATGAAGTTGGCAAGGGGTTGAGCTGATCAGCCCCTTGTTGTTTTCGGGCATGTCCAATGCCCGCCTGTTCATATCCGGACACCCATCGTCCATATCCGAACAAAAAAAATGGTGATATTTGCCCATACCTGCATCTGGCGGGGCGCTTATAAAATGGCACGCCGATTGGATCAGGCCGGTAAATGTTCCCTGATGTTTAAACAACACCTGTTACTGACCTTCAGAAACTTCAAACGCTATAAAAGCTCGTTCTTCATCAACCTGACCGGCCTCAGCGCAGGGCTTACCTGTGCTTTGCTGATCTGTCTCTGGGTGATCAGCGAAATGGAGACCGACAGGTTTCACAGCAGCCGCATTTACCAGGTAGTGCAAAATGAGCATCTCGGCGGCGCAGTGAACACCGTGGAGGGCACTCCCGGCATCCTGGCCGATGCGCTGGCCGAAGAAATACCCGGCGTGGAAAGTGCCGTAACCGCTTCCCCCGGCTTCTGGCTGGCACAAAGCAGGATAGGCACTAAAGGTCAGCCCGCACTTAAAGCCGCGGGCAGGTTTGCAGGAGCAGACTTCTTCAAAGTGTTTTCATACCCGTTGCTGTCCGGCAATAAAGAGAACGTACTATCCGGCCGGAATACGGTCGTGATCTCGGAAAGCCTGGCCCGGAAACTGTTCGGCACAACAAACGTCACCGGGAAAGAACTGATATGGACCAATACGGAAATGGAAGCGGAAAGCCTTGCACAGATCACGGGCGTATTCAAAGACCTGCCTCCGGCCGCATCGGAAAAATTCGACTTCCTCGTTTCGCTGGATGTAATGCTCAGGGCCGGCAACGGCGCATACACCAAGTGGGGGAATTACGGGCCGCAAACATTTGTGTTATTGAAAGACAACACTGATCCCGGACAATTCAACGACCGCATCAGCGGCTTTATGAAAAGCAAAGGCCAGGAAAATTATACCTTGCTGGCCAGGCCATATGCCGATGCCTATCTGTACAACAGGTTTGAAAATGGCAAAGTGGCCGGCGGAAGGATAGATTATGTGCGGTTATTCTCGCTGATCGCGGTTTTTATTGTGCTGATAGCCTGTATCAATTTTATGAATCTTGCTACAGCCAGAGCTTCACGAAGGCTAAAAGAAATAGGCGTAAAAAAAGCAATGGGCGCGCCAAGGGCTTCACTCATCGTGCAATATCTCCTGGAATCGCTGCTGATCACTTTCATGGCACTGATCATCTCGTTAGTGGCAACGGGCCTGTTGCTCCCGGAATATAACAAGATCACGGGCAAGGCGCTTTCCCTGCAATTTGACGCAAGGCTGATCACGGGTCTGCTGGCCATTGCCATTGTCACCGGCCTGATATCGGGAAGTTACCCCGCGCTTTACCTCTCCGGCCTGAAACCGGTGAGAGCTTTGACCGGGAAGCTGAACCTCTCCGCCCAGGCGCTCTGGGCAAGGCAGGGGCTGGTAGTGTTCCAGTTCGCTTTCTCCGTGATACTGATCGTGGCCGTACTGATCGTGTACAAACAAATGGAATACGTACAGCACAAAAACCAGGGGTACGACCGGGAGCATGTGCTGTATTTCGAGATCGAAGGTACTTTCAGGAACAGGGTGAACTATGTTGTCGATGCCGTAAAAGGAATGAATGGCGTGGTCAATGCTTCCAGTATTGATCGTGAGCTGCTGGGAGATCTCAGTTACACAACAGGGACTTTCGGCTGGGAAGGGCGTAATGAAGAAGAGATGATCAGGTTCCAGCGCGCCGATGTGAACACCGGCCTGATAGAGACCTTAGGCATAACAATGAAGGAAGGGCGCAGTTTCTCGGAGAAGTTCGGCGCTGACACCACCGCCATCATCATTAATGAAGCCGGCATCCGCGCCATGCGGTTGAAAGACCCTGTGGGCAAGGTATTCACCCTCTGGGGAAACGATATGCAGATCATCGGCGTGATGGCGGATTTTCATTTTGAATCGATGCATAAAAAGGTAGGCCCGATGTTTATGCGATACAAACCGGGCAACACCAACAGGGTGATGGTAAAGGTGGCAGGCGGCAAGGCAAGTGAAGTCGTGACCCAGCTGGAGCGGTTCACCCGGGCCCAAAATCCCGGCTTCCCTTTCGACTACAAGTTCCTGGACCAGGATTTCCAGGCGCAGTATGCCGCTGAAAACAAGGTTGCGGCGCTGTCCGGTTACTTTGCCATACTGGCCATCGTGATCTCCTGCATGGGCTTATTCGGCCTGTCGGCTTTCGCGGCAGAACGGAGGTTCAAGGAAGTGGGGATACGGAAAGTACTAGGCGCAAGCAGCCTCAATGTCATCT
This genomic stretch from Chitinophaga sp. XS-30 harbors:
- a CDS encoding FecR family protein, with protein sequence MEEKAFYHQLVERYMKNQASDEELEVFFHLQQQGVLDEYIIAYMDRLPDDAGKEMPLKRPVLHRMWLAAAVMGAILLAGGGFYLMQQREGPQSLIENITTLPEEIPPGSDNAVLTLADGSTITLDSTGAGSLSKQGHTIVMKQAGGKLAYQVENEAAGIVQYNTLTTPKGGRYEVVLPDGTAVLLNAASSLRFPVAFPGKEREVVLNGEAFFEVAPNASRPFRVRLLQPDGAPERTVEVLGTSFNIMAYQDEPFIKTTLVTGSVKVTSRSRTTMLSPGQQAVMDRALPEDIRVGKASLEEAIAWKNNEFYFSNTDIYSIMRQLSRWYNVEISYEDSLRVFLNGNIRKSVNASQVFRMLELTGEVHFSTTGRKVTVSGRR
- a CDS encoding RNA polymerase sigma factor, whose amino-acid sequence is MTAHISYYDDKELLIRLSKGDEQAFALLYDRYYRPVAQFIQQLVKSPALAEDLAQETFISLWEAQQQFANVQSLKGYVFISARNHALNCLKRASSELAVKAEIIHHFSALRNDTEEGMLTQAYLDHFSRILETLPPQTRKVFRLCRDQQYSYEDVARRLGISRNAVKKHMVRSMKTLRSAAERDLGISFGLLLTFIHRL
- a CDS encoding T9SS type A sorting domain-containing protein, translated to MKKSLLFSLLLLLHFAAIAQPSGYTPGEQVCWNFNGRDHGYFKAAGNGERHILISFTGDGETNCSNYQNQAPQKWLNDAGLNWDGRTVRGPGDTIIWEVLTIPHNSATFMANYAADINYFFANIAFIDTSDYSRFHMEGLSGGVGRMWGFMTNLQDHNSPYRHIFSTTISQSCAWLGQTTEMAAYSHNRRHWVWYGTADANPGTPPAASVSLYNTLNGTKHLTAQSGSGHGASTWDSCMSLHGTDTLTNRWLWMVAKNDTAVPCDIGGGPEGYVPGTQVNWRFNGRDHGYFRAAGCGERHILISFIGDSVIDSTNYQSESPQKLLNDLGINWDGRTVRGPGDTIIWEVFSIPYNSGYWLPNYASDINYFFSHIAEIDTTNRDLFHIVGVSGGVGRMWGYITNDQSHNSPYRDLFSTTISVATHWFSNYAPLATYSTGRRHWVWHGADDASGTNPPAASTALYNTLNGDKILTFQAGAGHSAVTVDSVFSLAGTDSSSNRWIWMVQSGTSGGSLLRGGELLSYKQPAAPLKQARLYPNPATNYVYVELDALPQGAYRIAVTDMSGKVQTVMNNVKGTNCQVDVSRLPKGMYILQAEGGGKNIRLKFLKE
- a CDS encoding ABC transporter permease codes for the protein MFKQHLLLTFRNFKRYKSSFFINLTGLSAGLTCALLICLWVISEMETDRFHSSRIYQVVQNEHLGGAVNTVEGTPGILADALAEEIPGVESAVTASPGFWLAQSRIGTKGQPALKAAGRFAGADFFKVFSYPLLSGNKENVLSGRNTVVISESLARKLFGTTNVTGKELIWTNTEMEAESLAQITGVFKDLPPAASEKFDFLVSLDVMLRAGNGAYTKWGNYGPQTFVLLKDNTDPGQFNDRISGFMKSKGQENYTLLARPYADAYLYNRFENGKVAGGRIDYVRLFSLIAVFIVLIACINFMNLATARASRRLKEIGVKKAMGAPRASLIVQYLLESLLITFMALIISLVATGLLLPEYNKITGKALSLQFDARLITGLLAIAIVTGLISGSYPALYLSGLKPVRALTGKLNLSAQALWARQGLVVFQFAFSVILIVAVLIVYKQMEYVQHKNQGYDREHVLYFEIEGTFRNRVNYVVDAVKGMNGVVNASSIDRELLGDLSYTTGTFGWEGRNEEEMIRFQRADVNTGLIETLGITMKEGRSFSEKFGADTTAIIINEAGIRAMRLKDPVGKVFTLWGNDMQIIGVMADFHFESMHKKVGPMFMRYKPGNTNRVMVKVAGGKASEVVTQLERFTRAQNPGFPFDYKFLDQDFQAQYAAENKVAALSGYFAILAIVISCMGLFGLSAFAAERRFKEVGIRKVLGASSLNVIFLLSRDFTRPVLLAILIALPLGYVLSRNWLSSYAYHIDMQYWFFLAAGGVAFLISALAVLFQAWKAAGANPARAMRAE